A region of Sesamum indicum cultivar Zhongzhi No. 13 linkage group LG7, S_indicum_v1.0, whole genome shotgun sequence DNA encodes the following proteins:
- the LOC105166951 gene encoding serine/arginine repetitive matrix protein 1 isoform X1, with protein sequence MDSVVDANIPLDYIEFHIFPSQNRYEACVCNVNMKEKVASGLLEHLLVHSAEVKALHSKGSDVKYILKSPENQDNKWFTKSVLIRFLHIIGLANLLHITSSVKDEISQLEEARRFHLSLYAKGTEYQLQTGESGNSCSSGTVSTPKVICFLSPTEGSDASKNELLRAMDLRLAALRGELTTVFDQAADFGYFVEEMTNVEKFSHHFGAVDLRDSLGMYIELRQGNQAVDISSNKQFAETDGVREKEGCNYATKPLSSETPVKYGVSPAKVAQVERQSSTESDESSFSSDEEKPSIDRSRTLIRSASPRRSASPMRRVQIGRSGSRRSTAITIKSLNYIPAREKSLLPKDPVGHDSDEEGSERAPIKSESNVRRMSVQDAINLFESKQRDQTEDIQKAKSLLNASMAANRSVLRRWSSGMDEDSSECLQDLVPGDAVSQTQYNVESKETANSSPEGEAEPGVASEDYPTEICGLDAKLNSPDKIACSPVVTPDENLPTESSNANAKLTSSVEWSRQKEAELNELLMKMMETKPAKNRTAVPDRSKRQSFPAERRGGFYNHYKEKRDEKLQAETVTKKAEKDKQFRAMQQILDARKSQQTSAATGDAGKKTNVKKLQKSQNNASQPANPRTESPKLGFVKKAPPKASSLPATRKSWPSVPPPRTPGESPARTPSSSTLSNPPRRRSQPTAPVSRSGPKVETSQPQAKSTKSNQNSSKSNLRIATEKKQQPLQKTMKAMKSKAHGAPQDLASSAKPSLYSKVTKKGSVVPLESKPFLRKGSGTLSNINPVVKIKASSNPPETSRSTEDPILTEDNEAVSNSFDQPIQPQEKEPGELKIHMDIESRSPAESPQRCGDKEAFTQVSPIIHDAIDREVQPELKVEDEEEPTIAPTAWVEIEENEDQPLRSSEHICQPGSLAPVVVSGERVRHSLSQMLLEESSEQDVIDWGNAENPPPMAYQKDAPKGLKRLLKFARKSKTASNATGWSSPSVFSEGEDDTEDSKSVSKRSYENLLKKATLHSKNNGHQKATYETYQKNYPDYEHPAQANIRKFNAQSLSQQLQEGHVSASVTTTKATRSFFSLSAFKGSK encoded by the exons ATGGATTCAGTTGTAGATGCAAACATCCCACTGGATTACATTGAGTTCCACATTTTTCCCAGCCAGAATAG GTACGAGGCATGTGTGTGCAATGTGAACATGAAAGAGAAAGTAGCATCAGGACTTTTGGAGCATCTCTTAGTGCATTCAGCTGAAGTCAAAGCTTTGCATTCAAAAGGATCCGACGTCAAGTATATACTTAAGTCACCAGAAAATCAAGACAATAAATGGTTTACTAAATCCGTATTGATAAG gtttctgcatataattggTTTAGCAAACTTACTGCACATTACCAGTTCTGTGAAGGATGAGATATCTCAGCTGGAGGAAGCCCGCAGATTTCACCTTTCTTTATATGCAAAG GGTACAGAATATCAGCTCCAGACTGGGGAATCAG GCAACAGCTGCTCCAGTGGAACTGTATCAACTCCAAAGGTAATCTGCTTTTTAAGTCCG ACTGAAGGCTCAGATGCTTCCAA GAATGAATTATTGAGAGCCATGGACCTGAGGCTTGCTGCACTAAGAGGAGAATTGACAACTGTTTTTGACCAAGCTGCTGATTTTGGATATTTTGTGGAGGAGATGACTAATGTAGAGAAGTTTTCTCATCATTTTGGAGCGGTTGACTTGAG GGATTCATTGGGCATGTATATAGAACTAAGACAAGGAAATCAGGCTGTTGATATTTCAAGCAACAAACAGTTTGCGGAGACTGATGGAGTcagagaaaaagaaggatGTAATTATGCCACTAAACCATTATCCTCAGAGACTCCAGTAAAATATGGTGTCTCTCCAGCTAAAGTGGCTCAGGTAGAGAGGCAAAGCTCAACCGAAAGTGACGAATCTTCTTTCTCAAGTGACGAAGAAAAACCATCGATAGATAGAAGTCGTACTCTTATAAGATCTGCTTCACCTAGGAGGTCAGCATCTCCGATGCGGAGGGTACAAATTGGACGATCTGGATCTCGAAGGTCTACTGCTATAACTATTAAGAGTCTTAACTATATTCCCGCCCGTGAAAAATCACTTTTGCCTAAAGACCCAGTTGGACATGATAGTGATGAGGAAGGATCTGAGCGAGCACCTATAAAATCTGAGAGTAATGTGAGGAGAATGAGTGTGCAAGATGCAATAAATCTTTTTGAAAGCAAACAGAGGGATCAAACAGAGGATATTCAGAAGGCAAAGTCATTGTTAAATGCATCAATGGCTGCTAACAGATCTGTACTGAGAAGATGGAGTAGCGGAATGGATGAAGATTCTTCTGAATGTCTCCAGGATCTTGTTCCTGGAGATGCTGTTTCACAGACTCAATATAATGTTGAAAGTAAGGAAACTGCAAATAGCTCACCAGAGGGTGAAGCTGAGCCTGGTGTTGCTTCTGAAGATTATCCGACTGAAATTTGTGGATTGGATGCCAAATTGAACTCCCCTGACAAAATAGCATGTAGTCCGGTAGTCACGCCTGATGAGAATCTTCCAACTGAATCATCTAATGCTAATGCAAAATTAACTTCCTCAGTTGAATGGAGTCGTCAAAAAGAAGCAGAACTAAATGAGTtgttgatgaagatgatggaAACTAAGCCTGCTAAAAATCGAACTGCGGTTCCTGATAGGAGCAAAAGACAGAGCTTTCCGGCTGAGAGGAGAGGTGGCTTTTATAATCACTACAAGGAGAAGAGGGATGAGAAACTTCAAGCAGAAACTGTTACAAAGAAAGCCGAGAAAGACAAACAATTCAGAGCGATGCAACAAATTCTTGATGCAAGAAAATCCCAACAGACTTCAGCAGCTACAGGTGATGCCGGTAAAAAGACTAATGTGAAGAAACTCCagaaatcacaaaataatgCATCTCAACCTGCAAATCCTAGGACAGAGAGCCCAAAGCTTGGATTTGTCAAGAAAGCACCTCCAAAAGCATCATCTTTACCTGCTACACGTAAGTCTTGGCCATCTGTGCCACCACCTAGAACTCCAGGAGAATCACCTGCTCGGACACCTTCATCCTCAACACTTAGTAATCCACCTCGTAGAAGATCACAACCGACTGCACCTGTTTCTCGGTCAGGCCCCAAAGTAGAGACATCTCAACCACAGGCAAAGTCTACCAAATCGAACCAAAACAGTAGTAAGAGCAACCTCAGAATTGCTACTGAGAAAAAACAACAACCTTTGCAAAAAACTATGAAAGCAATGAAAAGCAAAGCTCATGGCGCTCCTCAAGATCTTGCTTCCTCAGCAAAACCTAGCTTATACAGCAAGGTTACCAAGAAGGGAAGTGTTGTTCCGCTGGAATCAAAGCCATTTCTTCGCAAAGGGTCAGGAACTCTCTCCAACATTAATCCCGTCGTGAAAATAAAAGCTTCCTCTAATCCTCCTGAAACTTCAAGGAGCACTGAAGATCCGATCCTGACTGAGGATAATGAAGCAGTGTCTAACTCTTTTGATCAACCAATTCAGCCTCAAGAGAAGGAACCTGGAGAGTTGAAAATCCATATGGATATAGAATCTAGAAGCCCTGCAGAAAGTCCCCAGAGATGTGGAGACAAGGAGGCATTTACCCAAGTTAGCCCCATCATTCATGATGCCATTGACAGGGAGGTACAGCCTGAATTAAAAGTTGAGGATGAAGAAGAACCCACCATCGCACCTACAGCTTGGGTggaaatagaagaaaatgaagatcAGCCCCTCAGATCCAGTGAGCATATTTGCCAACCGGGATCTCTGGCCCCAGTTGTAGTATCAGGTGAACGTGTTCGTCATTCTCTGTCGCAAATGCTTCTTGAAGAGAGCAGTGAACAGGATGTCATTGACTGGGGCAATGCTGAAAATCCTCCTCCAATGGCCTACCAAAAAGATGCACCTAAAGGATTAAAGAGACTATTAAAATTCGCTCGAAAGAGCAAGACTGCTTCAAACGCAACAGGCTGGTCTAGCCCGTCTGTCTTTTCTGAAGGAGAGGATGATACTGAGGACTCCAAATCTGTTAGTAAGAGAAGTTATGAAAATCTACTGAAGAAAGCAACACTTCATTCAAAGAACAATGGACATCAAAAGGCTACTTATGAGACCTACCAGAAAAATTACCCCGATTATGAACATCCTG CTCAAGcgaatattagaaaattcaatgcTCAAAGTTTATCCCAGCAGTTGCAGGAGGGACATGTCTCAGCTTCTGTGACCACGACAAAAG CAACGAGGTCGTTCTTCTCTCTTTCAGCATTTAAAGGCAGCAAATAG
- the LOC105166951 gene encoding serine/arginine repetitive matrix protein 1 isoform X2, which yields MDSVVDANIPLDYIEFHIFPSQNRYEACVCNVNMKEKVASGLLEHLLVHSAEVKALHSKGSDVKYILKSPENQDNKWFTKSVLIRFLHIIGLANLLHITSSVKDEISQLEEARRFHLSLYAKGTEYQLQTGESGNSCSSGTVSTPKTEGSDASKNELLRAMDLRLAALRGELTTVFDQAADFGYFVEEMTNVEKFSHHFGAVDLRDSLGMYIELRQGNQAVDISSNKQFAETDGVREKEGCNYATKPLSSETPVKYGVSPAKVAQVERQSSTESDESSFSSDEEKPSIDRSRTLIRSASPRRSASPMRRVQIGRSGSRRSTAITIKSLNYIPAREKSLLPKDPVGHDSDEEGSERAPIKSESNVRRMSVQDAINLFESKQRDQTEDIQKAKSLLNASMAANRSVLRRWSSGMDEDSSECLQDLVPGDAVSQTQYNVESKETANSSPEGEAEPGVASEDYPTEICGLDAKLNSPDKIACSPVVTPDENLPTESSNANAKLTSSVEWSRQKEAELNELLMKMMETKPAKNRTAVPDRSKRQSFPAERRGGFYNHYKEKRDEKLQAETVTKKAEKDKQFRAMQQILDARKSQQTSAATGDAGKKTNVKKLQKSQNNASQPANPRTESPKLGFVKKAPPKASSLPATRKSWPSVPPPRTPGESPARTPSSSTLSNPPRRRSQPTAPVSRSGPKVETSQPQAKSTKSNQNSSKSNLRIATEKKQQPLQKTMKAMKSKAHGAPQDLASSAKPSLYSKVTKKGSVVPLESKPFLRKGSGTLSNINPVVKIKASSNPPETSRSTEDPILTEDNEAVSNSFDQPIQPQEKEPGELKIHMDIESRSPAESPQRCGDKEAFTQVSPIIHDAIDREVQPELKVEDEEEPTIAPTAWVEIEENEDQPLRSSEHICQPGSLAPVVVSGERVRHSLSQMLLEESSEQDVIDWGNAENPPPMAYQKDAPKGLKRLLKFARKSKTASNATGWSSPSVFSEGEDDTEDSKSVSKRSYENLLKKATLHSKNNGHQKATYETYQKNYPDYEHPAQANIRKFNAQSLSQQLQEGHVSASVTTTKATRSFFSLSAFKGSK from the exons ATGGATTCAGTTGTAGATGCAAACATCCCACTGGATTACATTGAGTTCCACATTTTTCCCAGCCAGAATAG GTACGAGGCATGTGTGTGCAATGTGAACATGAAAGAGAAAGTAGCATCAGGACTTTTGGAGCATCTCTTAGTGCATTCAGCTGAAGTCAAAGCTTTGCATTCAAAAGGATCCGACGTCAAGTATATACTTAAGTCACCAGAAAATCAAGACAATAAATGGTTTACTAAATCCGTATTGATAAG gtttctgcatataattggTTTAGCAAACTTACTGCACATTACCAGTTCTGTGAAGGATGAGATATCTCAGCTGGAGGAAGCCCGCAGATTTCACCTTTCTTTATATGCAAAG GGTACAGAATATCAGCTCCAGACTGGGGAATCAG GCAACAGCTGCTCCAGTGGAACTGTATCAACTCCAAAG ACTGAAGGCTCAGATGCTTCCAA GAATGAATTATTGAGAGCCATGGACCTGAGGCTTGCTGCACTAAGAGGAGAATTGACAACTGTTTTTGACCAAGCTGCTGATTTTGGATATTTTGTGGAGGAGATGACTAATGTAGAGAAGTTTTCTCATCATTTTGGAGCGGTTGACTTGAG GGATTCATTGGGCATGTATATAGAACTAAGACAAGGAAATCAGGCTGTTGATATTTCAAGCAACAAACAGTTTGCGGAGACTGATGGAGTcagagaaaaagaaggatGTAATTATGCCACTAAACCATTATCCTCAGAGACTCCAGTAAAATATGGTGTCTCTCCAGCTAAAGTGGCTCAGGTAGAGAGGCAAAGCTCAACCGAAAGTGACGAATCTTCTTTCTCAAGTGACGAAGAAAAACCATCGATAGATAGAAGTCGTACTCTTATAAGATCTGCTTCACCTAGGAGGTCAGCATCTCCGATGCGGAGGGTACAAATTGGACGATCTGGATCTCGAAGGTCTACTGCTATAACTATTAAGAGTCTTAACTATATTCCCGCCCGTGAAAAATCACTTTTGCCTAAAGACCCAGTTGGACATGATAGTGATGAGGAAGGATCTGAGCGAGCACCTATAAAATCTGAGAGTAATGTGAGGAGAATGAGTGTGCAAGATGCAATAAATCTTTTTGAAAGCAAACAGAGGGATCAAACAGAGGATATTCAGAAGGCAAAGTCATTGTTAAATGCATCAATGGCTGCTAACAGATCTGTACTGAGAAGATGGAGTAGCGGAATGGATGAAGATTCTTCTGAATGTCTCCAGGATCTTGTTCCTGGAGATGCTGTTTCACAGACTCAATATAATGTTGAAAGTAAGGAAACTGCAAATAGCTCACCAGAGGGTGAAGCTGAGCCTGGTGTTGCTTCTGAAGATTATCCGACTGAAATTTGTGGATTGGATGCCAAATTGAACTCCCCTGACAAAATAGCATGTAGTCCGGTAGTCACGCCTGATGAGAATCTTCCAACTGAATCATCTAATGCTAATGCAAAATTAACTTCCTCAGTTGAATGGAGTCGTCAAAAAGAAGCAGAACTAAATGAGTtgttgatgaagatgatggaAACTAAGCCTGCTAAAAATCGAACTGCGGTTCCTGATAGGAGCAAAAGACAGAGCTTTCCGGCTGAGAGGAGAGGTGGCTTTTATAATCACTACAAGGAGAAGAGGGATGAGAAACTTCAAGCAGAAACTGTTACAAAGAAAGCCGAGAAAGACAAACAATTCAGAGCGATGCAACAAATTCTTGATGCAAGAAAATCCCAACAGACTTCAGCAGCTACAGGTGATGCCGGTAAAAAGACTAATGTGAAGAAACTCCagaaatcacaaaataatgCATCTCAACCTGCAAATCCTAGGACAGAGAGCCCAAAGCTTGGATTTGTCAAGAAAGCACCTCCAAAAGCATCATCTTTACCTGCTACACGTAAGTCTTGGCCATCTGTGCCACCACCTAGAACTCCAGGAGAATCACCTGCTCGGACACCTTCATCCTCAACACTTAGTAATCCACCTCGTAGAAGATCACAACCGACTGCACCTGTTTCTCGGTCAGGCCCCAAAGTAGAGACATCTCAACCACAGGCAAAGTCTACCAAATCGAACCAAAACAGTAGTAAGAGCAACCTCAGAATTGCTACTGAGAAAAAACAACAACCTTTGCAAAAAACTATGAAAGCAATGAAAAGCAAAGCTCATGGCGCTCCTCAAGATCTTGCTTCCTCAGCAAAACCTAGCTTATACAGCAAGGTTACCAAGAAGGGAAGTGTTGTTCCGCTGGAATCAAAGCCATTTCTTCGCAAAGGGTCAGGAACTCTCTCCAACATTAATCCCGTCGTGAAAATAAAAGCTTCCTCTAATCCTCCTGAAACTTCAAGGAGCACTGAAGATCCGATCCTGACTGAGGATAATGAAGCAGTGTCTAACTCTTTTGATCAACCAATTCAGCCTCAAGAGAAGGAACCTGGAGAGTTGAAAATCCATATGGATATAGAATCTAGAAGCCCTGCAGAAAGTCCCCAGAGATGTGGAGACAAGGAGGCATTTACCCAAGTTAGCCCCATCATTCATGATGCCATTGACAGGGAGGTACAGCCTGAATTAAAAGTTGAGGATGAAGAAGAACCCACCATCGCACCTACAGCTTGGGTggaaatagaagaaaatgaagatcAGCCCCTCAGATCCAGTGAGCATATTTGCCAACCGGGATCTCTGGCCCCAGTTGTAGTATCAGGTGAACGTGTTCGTCATTCTCTGTCGCAAATGCTTCTTGAAGAGAGCAGTGAACAGGATGTCATTGACTGGGGCAATGCTGAAAATCCTCCTCCAATGGCCTACCAAAAAGATGCACCTAAAGGATTAAAGAGACTATTAAAATTCGCTCGAAAGAGCAAGACTGCTTCAAACGCAACAGGCTGGTCTAGCCCGTCTGTCTTTTCTGAAGGAGAGGATGATACTGAGGACTCCAAATCTGTTAGTAAGAGAAGTTATGAAAATCTACTGAAGAAAGCAACACTTCATTCAAAGAACAATGGACATCAAAAGGCTACTTATGAGACCTACCAGAAAAATTACCCCGATTATGAACATCCTG CTCAAGcgaatattagaaaattcaatgcTCAAAGTTTATCCCAGCAGTTGCAGGAGGGACATGTCTCAGCTTCTGTGACCACGACAAAAG CAACGAGGTCGTTCTTCTCTCTTTCAGCATTTAAAGGCAGCAAATAG